One segment of Bacillota bacterium DNA contains the following:
- a CDS encoding Mu transposase C-terminal domain-containing protein, whose product MASWPDDTLALFRYSLIAPLLDPLADTEEKRRWREEVVGREHLLPDGRRLHVSVPTLRRWVRCYRLGGLEALRPAMRRDRGSVRVVTPELLEQAKALKRQDPARSLPQVVRLMEAAGLVAPQTLKANTLWRHLHREGLTQRILPPKPGLRRFEAKAPNDLWQGDATPGPALPDPLQPGRMRRTYLLAFLDDHSRLVAHAEFFWAEDLYALELCFQQALLRRGLPWRVYVDRGLIFQAEVFTRACAELGIRHISGTPGHPEGRGKIERFFETLQDQFLRELSHHPVSHLSALNERLAAWIEEAYHVQVHSETGEAPAIRFARLKERRSVSAEKLAHVFLWRRVRRVDKTGCLRFDGNRYEAPPGLEGRRVEIRYHPLHLERLSLFIDGRHVGDAVALDLAHPVYRGLDRVHHPEPSRPLEPPIPYLELLVQRRRQRQARALSPLRLSLMDNPEAMPDV is encoded by the coding sequence ATGGCTTCCTGGCCCGACGATACGCTGGCGTTGTTTCGCTACTCGCTCATCGCCCCGCTGTTGGATCCCCTGGCCGACACCGAGGAAAAGCGGCGCTGGCGGGAGGAGGTGGTCGGCCGGGAGCATCTTTTGCCGGACGGCCGGCGCCTGCACGTGAGCGTCCCGACCTTGCGCCGGTGGGTCCGTTGCTACCGACTCGGCGGGTTGGAGGCCCTGCGGCCGGCCATGCGGCGGGACCGGGGATCGGTGCGGGTCGTCACCCCCGAGCTTTTGGAGCAGGCCAAAGCCCTCAAGCGCCAGGACCCGGCCCGCAGCCTGCCCCAGGTGGTGCGGCTGATGGAGGCGGCCGGCCTGGTGGCCCCGCAGACCCTCAAAGCCAACACCCTCTGGCGCCACCTCCACCGAGAAGGCTTAACCCAGCGCATCCTTCCCCCCAAGCCGGGCCTGCGCCGCTTTGAGGCCAAGGCCCCCAACGACCTGTGGCAGGGCGATGCCACGCCGGGTCCGGCGCTGCCGGATCCCCTCCAGCCCGGCCGCATGCGGCGCACGTATCTTCTGGCCTTCCTCGACGACCACTCCCGGCTGGTAGCCCATGCCGAGTTCTTCTGGGCCGAAGACCTCTATGCGCTGGAGCTGTGCTTCCAGCAAGCGCTGTTGCGCCGGGGCCTTCCCTGGCGGGTCTACGTCGACCGGGGCCTCATCTTCCAGGCCGAGGTCTTCACCCGGGCCTGCGCCGAGCTCGGTATCCGCCACATCTCCGGCACGCCCGGCCATCCCGAAGGCCGCGGCAAGATCGAGCGCTTCTTCGAAACCCTGCAAGATCAGTTCCTGCGGGAGCTTTCCCACCACCCTGTCTCGCACCTGTCCGCCCTCAACGAAAGGCTTGCGGCCTGGATCGAGGAGGCGTACCACGTGCAGGTCCACAGCGAGACGGGCGAGGCGCCGGCCATTCGGTTTGCCCGCCTCAAGGAGCGCCGCAGCGTGTCGGCCGAAAAACTCGCCCACGTCTTTTTGTGGCGGCGGGTGCGCCGGGTGGACAAGACCGGGTGTCTTCGCTTCGACGGCAACCGCTACGAAGCGCCACCCGGGCTGGAAGGCCGCCGGGTCGAGATCCGCTATCACCCCCTGCACCTCGAGCGCCTGAGCCTGTTCATCGACGGCCGCCACGTGGGCGACGCCGTCGCCCTCGATCTCGCCCATCCCGTCTACCGCGGCCTCGACCGGGTCCACCACCCGGAGCCGAGCCGCCCCCTCGAGCCACCGATCCCCTACCTG